In Salmo salar chromosome ssa03, Ssal_v3.1, whole genome shotgun sequence, a single genomic region encodes these proteins:
- the LOC106600608 gene encoding class E basic helix-loop-helix protein 23-like, with the protein MNAGEENLLKSISNDTLLDLTQRYGQSAFGFGPGQITGSPGGRYPLTPAADFLSGQTGKSNESGGEQTSDDDDDRFDPLDPRKRGSAFDDDKHGGPLSKKPKEQRSLRLSINARERRRMHDLNDALDGLRSVIPYAHSPSVRKLSKIATLLLAKNYILMQAQALEEMRRLVAYLNQGQSITSPIPTPIAPFGQAAVYPFTGSALATCAEKYSGTPASLFKHHNDKP; encoded by the coding sequence ATGAATGCCGGGGAAGAGAATCTGCTGAAGTCCATCAGCAACGACACTTTACTGGACCTGACGCAGCGATACGGCCAGTCCGCCTTCGGTTTTGGACCTGGCCAAATTACTGGAAGTCCTGGAGGGCGGTATCCTCTCACACCGGCCGCCGACTTCCTCTCCGGCCAGACGGGCAAGTCCAACGAAAGTGGCGGGGAGCAGACCAGCGATGACGATGACGACCGTTTCGACCCTCTGGACCCCCGGAAGAGGGGTTCCGCATTCGACGATGACAAACACGGGGGTCCTCTTTCCAAGAAGCCCAAAGAGCAGCGGTCTCTGCGCCTGAGCATCAATGCGCGCGAGAGGAGACGGATGCACGACCTGAACGACGCACTGGACGGCCTCCGCTCTGTGATCCCGTATGCGCACAGCCCGTCAGTGAGGAAACTCTCCAAAATAGCCACTCTCCTCCTAGCAAAGAACTACATCCTCATGCAGGCTCAGGCTCTGGAGGAGATGAGGCGGCTGGTGGCTTATCTGAACCAGGGACAGAGCATCACCTCGCCCATCCCTACCCCCATTGCACCCTTTGGACAGGCTGCTGTATACCCCTTCACGGGCTCGGCACTCGCCACCTGCGCGGAGAAATACTCGGGGACACCTGCAAGTCTCTTTAAGCACCATAACGACAAGCCTTGA